A region from the Sphingomonas brevis genome encodes:
- a CDS encoding ATPase domain-containing protein, with product MTAKKAIKPETGISTGIEAFDDILAGGYGRARVHLVEGRPGSGKTTLALQFLMAARERGESTLYVTLSEGREELLASAATHGWSLDGIEIYELVPAELSLDPTREQSVVYSSDLELGETVKLVMDCVERLKPDCVVFDSLSDIRLLAGSPLRYRRQVLALKHYFTGKGITTIFVDDLTEEMDDANLHSLVHGVTRLEQLTIAYGAERRRLRVYKMRGRAFRGGFHDYIIRTGGLVIFPRLIASEHVVANLDDKPVSSGLPDLDSLLKGGLDRGTATLIMGPAGCGKSTLALQYVCAGLARGETALFISFDETRRNFYKRAGGLHIELAKWQDQFTFQQVDPAELSPGELSGMVRDHVSRGTSIVVLDSLSGYQNAMPEEQFLLLQMHEMLTYLNQQGVLTILVLAQHGLVGQMQSPIDLTYLSDNVLLLRYFEAAGQLRRAISVLKKRTGGHEPSIREYRIDKLGVRVGEPLTQFSGILTGVPRFSGKSDTLLRQREDA from the coding sequence ATGACAGCGAAGAAAGCAATCAAGCCGGAGACCGGCATTTCGACCGGCATCGAAGCATTTGATGACATTCTGGCCGGCGGCTACGGCCGGGCCCGCGTTCACCTGGTCGAGGGCCGGCCCGGGTCGGGCAAGACGACGCTAGCCCTGCAGTTTCTGATGGCCGCGCGAGAGCGTGGCGAAAGCACGCTCTACGTCACCCTGTCCGAGGGCCGGGAGGAGCTATTGGCTTCGGCCGCGACCCACGGGTGGTCGCTCGATGGGATCGAGATCTACGAACTGGTCCCGGCCGAGCTCAGCCTGGATCCCACGCGCGAGCAGTCGGTTGTCTATTCGTCCGATCTTGAACTGGGCGAGACGGTCAAGCTCGTGATGGATTGCGTCGAACGGCTGAAGCCCGACTGCGTTGTGTTTGACAGCCTGTCCGATATCCGCCTGCTGGCCGGCTCCCCGCTGCGCTATCGCCGGCAAGTGCTGGCGCTGAAGCATTATTTCACCGGCAAGGGCATCACGACGATCTTCGTCGACGACCTCACCGAGGAAATGGACGACGCAAATTTGCACAGCCTGGTTCATGGCGTCACCCGCCTGGAGCAACTGACCATTGCCTATGGAGCCGAACGCCGCCGCTTGCGCGTCTACAAGATGCGCGGGCGGGCCTTCCGCGGCGGCTTCCACGACTATATCATTCGCACCGGAGGCCTGGTCATTTTCCCCCGCCTAATCGCCTCCGAGCATGTTGTCGCTAATCTCGATGACAAGCCGGTAAGCAGCGGCCTCCCCGACCTCGACAGCCTGCTGAAGGGCGGCCTCGATCGCGGCACGGCTACCCTAATCATGGGTCCCGCAGGCTGCGGCAAGTCGACGCTGGCGCTGCAATATGTCTGCGCCGGACTGGCCCGGGGCGAGACGGCGCTGTTCATCAGCTTCGATGAAACCCGGCGCAACTTCTACAAGCGTGCGGGCGGGCTCCATATCGAGCTCGCCAAGTGGCAAGATCAGTTCACATTCCAGCAGGTCGATCCGGCAGAGCTGAGCCCAGGCGAATTGTCCGGGATGGTCCGCGATCACGTCTCCCGGGGGACCAGCATCGTCGTGCTCGACAGCCTGTCAGGCTACCAAAATGCCATGCCCGAGGAGCAGTTCCTGCTGCTCCAGATGCATGAGATGCTGACCTACCTCAACCAACAGGGCGTGCTGACGATCCTGGTCCTCGCCCAGCATGGGCTGGTCGGCCAGATGCAGTCCCCGATCGACCTCACCTATCTTTCGGACAACGTCCTTCTGCTGCGCTATTTCGAGGCGGCCGGCCAACTGCGCCGTGCCATATCCGTGTTGAAGAAGCGCACCGGCGGCCACGAGCCGTCGATCCGCGAATATCGGATCGACAAGCTCGGCGTTCGGGTGGGCGAGCCACTTACCCAGTTCAGCGGCATTCTGACCGGCGTTCCGAGATTTTCTGGGAAGAGCGATACGCTTTTGCGCCAGCGCGAGGACGCCTAG
- a CDS encoding SRPBCC family protein, with amino-acid sequence MTDKLDLVLERTIDAPVELVWKAYTDPEHLKQWFAPRPYQITECELDLQPGGIFRIRMVGPDNFDTGHGVPGCVLEVVENRKLSWTSALGPGYRPNEAGEGCESFPMTAIVTFEDDGNGKTAYKAVALHKSEADRLTHEQMGFHDGWGTVAGQLEEYAATLRANA; translated from the coding sequence ATGACTGACAAGCTGGACCTGGTGCTTGAGCGCACCATCGACGCGCCCGTGGAACTGGTGTGGAAGGCTTACACCGATCCGGAACATCTGAAGCAATGGTTCGCGCCTCGGCCCTACCAGATCACCGAATGCGAACTCGACCTTCAACCCGGCGGCATCTTCCGTATTCGCATGGTCGGTCCCGACAATTTCGACACCGGCCACGGCGTGCCGGGCTGCGTGCTCGAAGTGGTCGAGAACCGGAAGCTGTCATGGACCAGCGCGCTCGGGCCGGGCTATCGCCCCAACGAAGCAGGTGAAGGTTGCGAAAGCTTCCCGATGACCGCGATCGTCACCTTCGAGGACGATGGCAACGGCAAAACCGCCTACAAGGCCGTCGCGCTCCACAAGAGCGAAGCCGACCGCCTAACCCATGAGCAGATGGGCTTCCACGATGGCTGGGGTACGGTTGCCGGCCAGCTCGAGGAATATGCCGCGACGCTTCGCGCCAACGCCTGA
- a CDS encoding ArsR/SmtB family transcription factor: MLKDLTRLDRAFQALADPARRGMLSRLARGPASVSELAQPFEMSLPAVMQHLKALEDSGLIRSEKKGRVRTCRLQPGVLAAAEQWLVDRRSEWEKRHDRFEEYVMELKDKGD; the protein is encoded by the coding sequence ATGCTTAAGGATTTGACTCGCCTCGACCGTGCTTTTCAGGCGCTCGCCGATCCCGCCCGCCGCGGCATGCTGTCGCGGCTGGCCCGGGGCCCGGCGTCGGTCAGCGAATTGGCCCAGCCGTTCGAGATGAGCCTGCCGGCGGTGATGCAGCACCTGAAGGCGCTCGAGGACAGCGGGCTGATCCGCAGCGAGAAGAAGGGCCGGGTTCGCACCTGCCGGCTTCAGCCCGGAGTGCTGGCCGCGGCCGAGCAATGGTTGGTCGACCGCCGCTCCGAATGGGAAAAGCGCCACGACCGCTTCGAAGAATATGTGATGGAATTGAAGGACAAGGGAGATTGA
- a CDS encoding toll/interleukin-1 receptor domain-containing protein, which yields MAGAQSTIILSYRREDSAGVTGRIFDRLIQEFGSGRVFMDIDSMPAGVDFHDHLQEILADCGALLVVIGKGWRSQRKGQLPRIMDPDDWVRIEVETALERGIPVVPLLIDGAALPGRDQLPESLWPLLRRNALPVDSGRDFHSQLSRLVRDLRLQIDPAGAPPATVAPSPAPQPATVAAIEAINWKSLGRWILLLALIITLGAIAISGADSDRVREKADVKIDVTPPDPPAIPHPEQ from the coding sequence ATGGCAGGGGCGCAGTCGACCATCATCCTCTCATACCGCCGCGAGGACAGCGCCGGGGTGACCGGCCGCATCTTCGACCGGCTAATCCAGGAATTCGGCTCCGGCCGCGTTTTCATGGACATTGATTCCATGCCTGCCGGAGTCGATTTTCACGACCATCTTCAGGAGATTCTGGCCGATTGCGGCGCGTTGCTGGTGGTGATCGGCAAGGGCTGGCGCTCGCAGCGAAAGGGCCAGCTGCCCCGGATCATGGACCCCGACGACTGGGTCAGGATCGAGGTCGAGACCGCGCTGGAACGTGGCATCCCGGTCGTCCCCTTGCTGATCGATGGCGCAGCCCTGCCGGGTCGCGACCAGCTTCCCGAGAGCCTGTGGCCGCTGCTCCGCCGCAACGCCTTGCCGGTCGACAGCGGCCGCGACTTCCATTCCCAGCTGTCCCGCCTCGTTCGTGACCTCAGGTTGCAGATCGATCCGGCCGGCGCTCCGCCGGCCACGGTCGCGCCGTCCCCGGCTCCCCAACCGGCCACGGTCGCTGCAATCGAGGCGATCAACTGGAAGTCGCTCGGCCGCTGGATCCTGCTGCTTGCGCTGATCATCACCCTCGGCGCGATCGCAATAAGTGGAGCGGATTCCGACCGAGTGCGCGAGAAGGCGGATGTGAAGATCGACGTCACTCCACCCGATCCGCCGGCAATCCCCCATCCCGAACAATAG
- the guaA gene encoding glutamine-hydrolyzing GMP synthase, with amino-acid sequence MEPQETILIVDFGSQVTQLIARRVREAGVYCEIAPFSLASAACDRLKPKGIILSGSPAGVPEEGSPRAPQELFDKGVPILGICYGQQVMSHQLGGRVEPGNQGEWDGEFGRAFITITEECALFDGLWAVGERHQVWMSHGDKVTAFAPGFRIVAVSDGAPFAVIADEERQFYGTQFHPEVAHTPDGARLIANFVHRVCGLAGDWTMAAYRETKVAEIRDQVGAGKVICGLSGGVDSSVAAILIHEAIGDQLTCVFVDHGLLRLNERQQVETLFRDHYNIPLVVVDAEERFMAGLAGVTDPEAKRKFIGAEFIAVFEEEANKLGGADFLAQGTLYPDVIESVSFTGGPSVTIKSHHNVGGLPDRMNMKLVEPLRELFKDEVRDLGRELGLNDQFVGRHPFPGPGLAIRIPGEVTKDRCDILRKADAVYLEEIRSAGLYDTIWQAFAVLLPVRTVGVMGDYRTYDSVCALRAVTSVDGMTADIYPFDAAFLSRCATRIINEVKGINRVVYDYTSKPPGTIEWE; translated from the coding sequence ATGGAGCCCCAAGAAACCATCCTCATCGTCGACTTTGGCAGCCAGGTGACGCAGTTGATCGCGCGCCGGGTGCGCGAAGCCGGCGTCTACTGCGAGATTGCGCCGTTCAGCCTGGCATCGGCCGCCTGCGACCGGTTAAAGCCCAAGGGCATCATCCTGTCGGGCTCGCCCGCCGGTGTCCCCGAAGAGGGTAGCCCGCGCGCCCCGCAGGAGCTCTTCGACAAGGGCGTCCCGATCCTCGGCATCTGCTACGGCCAGCAGGTGATGAGCCACCAGCTTGGCGGGCGGGTCGAGCCCGGCAACCAGGGCGAATGGGACGGCGAGTTCGGCCGCGCCTTCATCACCATCACCGAGGAATGTGCGCTGTTCGACGGCCTGTGGGCGGTCGGGGAGCGGCACCAGGTGTGGATGAGCCACGGCGACAAGGTCACCGCCTTCGCGCCGGGCTTCCGGATTGTCGCGGTGAGCGACGGTGCGCCCTTCGCGGTAATCGCCGATGAGGAGCGCCAGTTCTACGGCACCCAATTCCACCCCGAGGTGGCGCACACGCCAGACGGGGCCCGGCTGATCGCCAATTTCGTCCACCGCGTGTGCGGCCTCGCCGGCGACTGGACCATGGCCGCCTATCGCGAGACCAAGGTCGCTGAAATTCGCGATCAAGTCGGTGCTGGCAAGGTGATCTGCGGCCTTTCCGGCGGCGTCGACAGCTCGGTCGCGGCCATCCTGATCCACGAGGCGATCGGCGACCAGCTGACCTGCGTGTTCGTCGATCACGGCCTGCTACGCCTCAATGAACGCCAGCAGGTCGAGACGCTGTTCCGCGATCATTACAACATCCCCCTCGTGGTGGTGGACGCCGAGGAACGGTTCATGGCCGGCCTCGCCGGGGTCACTGACCCCGAAGCCAAGCGCAAGTTCATCGGCGCCGAGTTCATTGCCGTGTTCGAGGAAGAAGCGAATAAGCTGGGAGGGGCCGACTTCCTGGCCCAGGGCACGCTTTACCCCGACGTGATTGAGAGCGTCAGTTTCACCGGCGGGCCGTCGGTGACGATTAAGAGCCATCACAATGTCGGCGGGCTCCCCGACCGGATGAACATGAAGCTGGTCGAGCCCTTGCGCGAGCTGTTCAAGGACGAGGTCCGCGATCTCGGCCGCGAGCTGGGGCTCAACGACCAGTTCGTCGGGCGCCACCCTTTCCCGGGACCGGGCCTCGCCATCCGTATCCCGGGCGAAGTCACCAAGGACCGTTGCGACATTCTTCGCAAGGCCGATGCGGTTTACCTCGAAGAAATCCGGAGCGCCGGTCTTTACGATACGATTTGGCAGGCGTTCGCCGTGCTGCTTCCAGTGCGGACGGTCGGAGTAATGGGCGATTACCGCACCTATGACAGCGTCTGCGCACTGCGCGCCGTCACCAGCGTCGACGGCATGACCGCCGACATCTACCCGTTCGACGCCGCCTTCCTTTCGCGCTGCGCGACGCGGATCATCAACGAGGTCAAAGGGATCAACCGCGTGGTCTACGACTATACGTCGAAACCGCCCGGCACGATCGAGTGGGAGTGA
- a CDS encoding SRPBCC family protein codes for MTELATSQEYGVLSAPATLTIERLLPGSIDRVWAYLTESDLRRQWLAAGTMEMRVGAPVELVWRNNELMDNPGTPPDGLDGRHEMQSEITELEPPHRLGFTFGNAGEVTFDLEPVGDMVRLTLTHRRLPDRTTILKVSAGWHAHFDVLAARLGGEEPPPFWDNWVALKAEYERRLQA; via the coding sequence ATGACCGAACTGGCAACTTCCCAGGAATATGGCGTGCTGAGCGCGCCCGCCACATTGACTATCGAGCGGCTGCTGCCCGGCTCCATCGACCGGGTCTGGGCCTATCTCACCGAAAGCGATCTTCGCCGCCAATGGCTGGCCGCGGGTACGATGGAAATGCGCGTCGGCGCGCCGGTCGAGCTGGTCTGGCGCAACAATGAACTAATGGACAATCCCGGCACGCCGCCTGACGGCCTCGACGGCCGGCACGAGATGCAAAGCGAAATCACCGAGCTCGAACCTCCCCACCGGCTGGGATTCACCTTCGGGAACGCCGGCGAGGTTACGTTCGACCTGGAACCGGTCGGCGACATGGTGCGCCTTACCCTGACCCATCGCCGATTGCCCGATCGTACGACGATACTGAAGGTAAGCGCCGGATGGCACGCTCATTTCGATGTGCTCGCCGCCCGCCTCGGTGGCGAAGAGCCCCCGCCCTTCTGGGACAATTGGGTCGCGCTCAAGGCCGAATATGAGCGGCGCCTTCAGGCTTGA
- a CDS encoding ArsR/SmtB family transcription factor, protein MVDNDSPRLDVIFRALGDATRRGILARLALGEKSIGELAEPFAMSFAGASKHVKVLEDAGLVRREVRGRTHICRLEAAPLASADQWLSHYERFWTGRLDTLEQLLREDDARKTANRKNRPPQGE, encoded by the coding sequence ATGGTTGATAATGATTCGCCCCGTCTGGATGTAATCTTCCGTGCTCTCGGCGACGCCACGCGTCGCGGCATACTGGCAAGGCTGGCGCTTGGCGAGAAATCGATCGGAGAGCTGGCCGAACCGTTTGCGATGAGCTTCGCCGGTGCCTCCAAGCATGTGAAGGTGCTTGAGGACGCGGGCCTGGTTCGGCGCGAGGTGCGCGGGCGCACCCATATCTGCCGGCTCGAGGCTGCCCCGCTGGCCAGCGCGGACCAGTGGCTCAGCCATTACGAGCGCTTCTGGACCGGCCGCCTCGATACCCTCGAGCAGCTGTTGCGCGAGGACGACGCCCGAAAGACGGCCAACCGAAAGAACCGACCCCCACAAGGAGAATGA
- a CDS encoding sensor histidine kinase, whose translation MKRILRSRLPERFADRVPPLIVEIAVGIGIPVLMTLVRVLLHPIIGDRAPFALVYVAMVGATVLAGWRSGLLTLVCGQLLAWYFVVDPVTYALRSQQYFESFLVSTFSQLFILLIVWLYQREVDRAWARREVQIDLLHQALAEIDHRTSNNYQTVLALVQAQARRADPSVKEALNQVADRINAIALASKQLALNSESLEQVRVTHHLGELCTQIRQGLTRPGVSVECHIDDIAVGAEQAIAMSILVNELVTNALKHAFPDDRQGEIRVFLGRSNGGMLLEIADNGVGMQGNSRSRGTGLGTRLVDTFTKQLRARYEVETGEGGTRHRIHLPKAA comes from the coding sequence ATGAAGCGGATCTTGCGATCCAGGCTGCCGGAGCGTTTTGCAGACAGGGTTCCGCCGCTGATCGTCGAGATTGCGGTCGGAATTGGCATACCCGTTTTGATGACGCTTGTTCGCGTGCTGCTGCACCCGATCATTGGCGACCGCGCACCGTTCGCCTTGGTTTACGTCGCGATGGTCGGGGCCACGGTGCTGGCCGGCTGGCGCAGCGGGCTACTGACTTTGGTGTGCGGCCAGTTGCTAGCATGGTACTTTGTCGTCGATCCGGTCACCTATGCGCTGCGCAGCCAGCAATATTTCGAGAGCTTTCTCGTCTCGACATTCTCGCAATTGTTCATTTTGCTCATCGTCTGGCTCTACCAGCGCGAGGTGGATCGGGCCTGGGCCCGGCGCGAAGTTCAGATCGACTTGCTCCATCAGGCGCTTGCGGAAATCGATCATCGCACCAGCAACAATTATCAGACGGTGCTGGCCTTGGTTCAGGCCCAGGCCCGCCGCGCCGACCCCTCGGTCAAGGAAGCGCTCAACCAGGTTGCGGACCGAATCAACGCCATCGCGCTTGCCTCCAAGCAGTTGGCGCTCAACAGCGAAAGCCTAGAGCAGGTGCGCGTTACCCATCACCTTGGGGAACTCTGCACACAGATCCGCCAGGGCCTGACTCGCCCCGGGGTAAGCGTCGAATGCCATATCGACGATATCGCCGTTGGGGCCGAGCAGGCGATCGCCATGTCGATCCTGGTCAACGAGCTCGTCACCAACGCGTTGAAACATGCCTTTCCCGACGATCGCCAGGGCGAGATCCGCGTGTTCTTGGGCCGATCGAACGGCGGCATGTTGCTGGAGATTGCCGACAATGGCGTCGGCATGCAGGGAAATAGTCGCTCCCGCGGCACCGGGCTTGGCACACGGCTGGTCGATACTTTCACCAAGCAACTCCGCGCCCGCTACGAAGTGGAAACCGGCGAGGGCGGAACGCGCCACCGTATCCACCTGCCCAAGGCCGCCTAG
- the panB gene encoding 3-methyl-2-oxobutanoate hydroxymethyltransferase produces MSTFTIDTATSRATPSPVPGKRMTVPAIRSRKKDGKTDQPLVMLTAYTMRMAQLLDPHCEMLLVGDSLGQVIYGLPSTVPVTMEMMCAHGAAVVRGSWHALVAVDMPFGSYEGSPEQAFASASRVMKETGCAAVKLEGGEAMAPTIDFLTHRGIPVIGHVGLTPQAVNVLGGYGARGKSADEAKKILTDARAVADAGAFCIVAEGVMEQIAEQVTEAVGVPIIGIGASPRCDGQVLVTEDMLGLFERTPRFVKRYADMATEIGAAVGQYAEEVRSRAFPTGDQTYRPKE; encoded by the coding sequence ATGTCGACCTTCACCATCGATACGGCAACGAGCCGAGCAACGCCCAGCCCGGTGCCGGGAAAGCGCATGACCGTTCCGGCGATCCGGTCGCGCAAGAAAGACGGCAAGACCGACCAGCCGCTGGTGATGCTGACCGCCTACACCATGCGGATGGCCCAGCTTCTCGACCCGCATTGCGAGATGCTGCTGGTAGGCGACAGCCTTGGCCAGGTAATCTACGGCCTTCCGTCGACCGTGCCGGTGACGATGGAAATGATGTGCGCCCATGGAGCCGCGGTCGTACGCGGCAGCTGGCACGCGCTGGTCGCGGTCGACATGCCGTTCGGCAGCTATGAAGGCTCGCCCGAGCAGGCATTCGCCAGCGCATCGCGGGTCATGAAGGAAACCGGCTGCGCCGCGGTCAAGCTGGAGGGCGGCGAGGCGATGGCCCCGACCATCGACTTCCTCACCCATCGCGGAATTCCGGTGATCGGGCATGTCGGACTGACCCCGCAGGCGGTCAATGTGCTCGGCGGATATGGCGCGCGCGGCAAGAGCGCCGACGAGGCCAAGAAGATATTGACCGACGCCAGGGCGGTAGCCGACGCGGGCGCCTTCTGCATCGTTGCCGAGGGGGTGATGGAGCAGATCGCCGAGCAGGTGACCGAGGCGGTCGGGGTGCCGATCATCGGCATTGGCGCCTCGCCCCGATGCGATGGGCAAGTGCTGGTGACCGAGGATATGCTGGGCCTGTTCGAACGCACGCCGCGTTTCGTGAAGCGCTATGCCGACATGGCGACCGAGATCGGCGCGGCCGTCGGTCAATATGCCGAGGAGGTGCGGAGCCGTGCTTTCCCGACCGGGGACCAGACTTACCGCCCGAAAGAGTAG
- a CDS encoding FAD-dependent oxidoreductase yields MTETSQSIISTRGAQMFPRLTDDELARLSRFGEPVRYAARETIARPGEVGPGLLLVLSGRAEVMQQSHPPTHIVTHERGNFMGELAQLSGRPSLVEVTALEDVEAIAVAPDRLRAMLIAEAELGERIMRALILRRVGLIEAGAGPIIVGHESNADVLRLINFLRRNGHPYQNLDPASDSCGATLIERFQIEPKELPIVLCPGGQLLRNPSEAQLARCVGLVGQIDSDKLYDLVIIGAGPAGLATSVYAASEGLSVLAIDCRSFGGQAGASARIENYLGFPTGISGMALMGRAYSQAQKFGVELAIPDEATRLECGNDPCHVLLATGERVQAKSVVLATGARYRRLEVDRLEEFEGSCVHYWASPLEADLCAGQDVALVGGGNSAGQAVVYLAARARRVGLIARRPLSETMSQYLIERIESLPNVEVVIGCEIKSLDGEPGALEGITVRERSTGKEIRCPSRFLFSFIGAEPNTDWLQSSGIKLDNRGFVLTGEAAGDDRLPLETSRRGIFAIGDVRSGSVKRVAASVGDGAQVVAAIHGYLADQQQIAVPVPLAVPAE; encoded by the coding sequence ATGACCGAGACCAGCCAGTCGATCATCTCTACTCGCGGAGCGCAGATGTTCCCGCGGCTGACCGACGACGAGCTGGCGCGGCTGTCGCGGTTCGGCGAGCCGGTGCGCTATGCCGCCCGCGAGACGATTGCGCGGCCCGGCGAGGTCGGACCGGGCCTGCTGCTGGTGTTGTCGGGCCGGGCCGAGGTCATGCAGCAAAGCCATCCGCCGACCCATATCGTCACGCACGAGCGGGGCAATTTCATGGGCGAACTGGCGCAGCTGTCGGGGCGGCCATCGCTGGTCGAGGTGACGGCACTTGAAGATGTCGAAGCGATCGCTGTTGCACCGGATCGCCTGCGCGCGATGCTGATCGCCGAGGCCGAACTGGGCGAGCGGATCATGCGCGCACTGATCCTGCGCCGGGTCGGGCTGATCGAGGCTGGGGCGGGCCCGATCATCGTCGGTCATGAAAGCAATGCCGATGTGCTGAGGCTGATCAATTTCCTGCGCCGCAACGGACATCCCTACCAGAACCTCGACCCCGCCAGTGACAGCTGCGGCGCAACGTTGATCGAGCGATTCCAGATCGAGCCGAAGGAATTGCCGATCGTGCTTTGCCCCGGTGGACAGCTGCTCAGGAACCCGAGCGAGGCGCAGCTCGCGCGTTGCGTCGGGCTGGTCGGGCAAATCGACTCCGACAAGCTGTACGACCTGGTGATTATCGGCGCGGGACCGGCAGGCCTCGCGACATCGGTCTATGCCGCATCTGAAGGGCTGTCCGTGCTGGCCATCGACTGCCGCTCGTTCGGAGGACAGGCCGGTGCCTCTGCCCGGATCGAGAATTATCTTGGTTTCCCGACCGGGATCAGCGGCATGGCGCTAATGGGCCGCGCCTATAGCCAGGCGCAAAAATTCGGAGTCGAGCTGGCCATTCCAGATGAAGCAACAAGGCTCGAGTGCGGCAACGACCCCTGCCATGTGCTGCTGGCGACCGGCGAACGCGTCCAGGCGAAGAGCGTCGTCCTGGCCACGGGTGCGCGCTACCGCCGGCTGGAAGTCGACCGGCTCGAGGAGTTCGAAGGCAGCTGTGTTCATTATTGGGCCTCGCCGCTTGAAGCGGATCTGTGCGCCGGTCAGGACGTGGCGCTCGTCGGTGGTGGTAATTCGGCCGGCCAGGCGGTCGTCTATCTTGCGGCGCGGGCCCGGCGGGTGGGCCTGATCGCACGGCGACCGCTCAGCGAAACCATGTCGCAATATCTGATCGAACGGATCGAAAGCCTGCCCAATGTCGAGGTGGTTATCGGTTGCGAGATCAAATCGCTCGACGGCGAGCCGGGTGCGCTGGAAGGGATCACGGTCCGCGAGCGCTCAACCGGCAAGGAGATCCGCTGCCCGTCGCGGTTCCTCTTCTCCTTCATCGGCGCCGAGCCCAACACCGATTGGCTGCAAAGCTCCGGAATCAAGCTCGACAATCGCGGCTTCGTCCTGACCGGGGAAGCCGCCGGCGACGATCGACTGCCTCTGGAAACCAGCCGGCGCGGCATATTCGCCATCGGTGATGTCCGATCGGGATCGGTCAAGCGGGTCGCGGCATCGGTCGGCGACGGAGCGCAGGTCGTAGCGGCCATTCACGGCTACCTTGCCGACCAGCAGCAGATCGCCGTTCCGGTGCCGCTGGCCGTTCCTGCCGAATAG
- a CDS encoding tetratricopeptide repeat protein — MALPTDPAEAFVREVDENLRRDQMADMAKSYGKWIVVAVILFLAAVGGFLYWQTYQQKKAKAEAETVSAALDKVASGNLKGAQAELTSLSTSSNDVTRASALLGRAATALRQNDRKTAAELYKQVEADDGLPQPYRDLATVRRTMTEYDNLKPDEVIARLAPLSQPGNPFFGSAGEMTGLAMLAKGDRNGAGQLFAKIAADKQVPQSIRGRAVQLAGSLGVDATASMPVDLTATPAQ, encoded by the coding sequence TTGGCGCTTCCTACCGATCCGGCCGAAGCCTTCGTCCGCGAAGTCGATGAAAATCTCCGCCGCGACCAGATGGCCGATATGGCCAAGTCGTACGGCAAGTGGATTGTCGTTGCCGTTATTCTGTTCCTGGCTGCCGTCGGCGGCTTCCTTTATTGGCAGACCTACCAGCAAAAAAAGGCCAAGGCCGAAGCCGAGACCGTATCGGCCGCCCTCGACAAGGTGGCATCGGGCAATCTCAAGGGTGCGCAAGCCGAACTGACGTCGCTCAGCACCTCATCCAACGATGTCACGCGCGCATCGGCATTGCTGGGCCGCGCCGCGACCGCACTCCGCCAGAACGACCGCAAGACCGCGGCCGAGCTCTATAAGCAGGTAGAGGCAGACGATGGCCTGCCGCAACCTTACCGCGACCTTGCCACCGTCCGGCGGACAATGACCGAATATGATAATCTCAAGCCCGACGAGGTGATCGCGCGCCTGGCGCCTCTGTCGCAGCCCGGTAATCCTTTCTTCGGCAGCGCCGGCGAAATGACCGGCCTGGCAATGCTCGCCAAGGGCGACCGCAATGGCGCCGGCCAGCTGTTCGCCAAGATCGCCGCCGACAAACAAGTTCCCCAATCGATCCGCGGCCGAGCAGTTCAGCTCGCCGGCTCGCTTGGAGTCGACGCCACGGCCTCGATGCCGGTCGACCTTACCGCCACTCCTGCCCAGTAG